A region from the Palaemon carinicauda isolate YSFRI2023 chromosome 16, ASM3689809v2, whole genome shotgun sequence genome encodes:
- the LOC137655110 gene encoding protein Star-like produces MTSRFRLNGLIIGVVVGLGIFFFFGSSLQKSVRSNLSQMLDCPSMKSERYVTMGNYQGLDQEDPALIHFIRVLMRPPSTKPYNLRSPGKKYFTMGYISKYVGNLFGPGKRKGFFVEVGANDGETSSVTMYLERELGFNGLLIEGSPRLYEQVVKKERKAYSIQAALSPTRTSEELLFAGGGQQGHLVDEKSKNSILVPAFPFYSILRAINVSFIDVFSLDIEGFEYKVLKTIPFEKIKVGVFVVEYTLMSEPREEMVEFMDRLGYKKIHDNKMDYVFADPDYLRKLPGWNSQQQKKIR; encoded by the exons ATGACGTCAAGATTCCGGTTAAACGGGCTGATCATTGGGGTGGTGGTCGGCCTtggaattttcttcttctttggatCGTCGCTACAGAAATCTGTGAGGA gtaacTTAAGCCAAATGTTAGACTGTCCGTCTATGAAATCGGAGCGATATGTCACAATGGGAAACTATCAG GGACTCGACCAAGAAGATCCAGCATTGATCCACTTTATAAGAGTCCTGATGCGTCCACCATCGACGAAGCCCTACAACCTGAGAAGCCCAGGAAAGAAGTATTTCACAATGGGGTATATTTCCAAGTACGTTGGAAATCTTTTTGGACCTGGAAAG AGGAAAGGATTTTTTGTTGAGGTAGGGGCTAACGATGGAGAGACATCGAGCGTCACAATGTACCTTGAGAGGGAACTTGGCTTCAACGGACTACTCATTGAAGGAAGCCCAAGATTGTACGAGCAGGTCGTGAAGAAAGAGAGGAAAGCTTACTCGATCCAAGCCGCCCTATCGCCGACTAGGACGTCCGAGGAACTTTTGTTCGC CGGAGGTGGTCAGCAGGGCCATCTAGTGGACGAAAAGAGCAAGAACAGCATCCTAGTGCCAGCTTTTCCCTTTTACTCCATCCTTCGCGCCATCAACGTCTCCTTCATCGACGTCTTCAGTCTGGATATCGAAGGATTTGAGTATAAG GTTTTGAAGACCATCCCATTCGAGAAGATAAAGGTAGGCGTATTTGTTGTCGAGTATACTCTCATGTCGGAGCCTCGTGAGGAAATGGTCGAGTTTATGGACAGACTTGGGTATAAGAAGATTCATGACAACAAGATGGATTACGTATTCGCTGATCCAGATTATTTACGGAAACTGCCTGGATGGAATTcacaacaacagaaaaaaatacgttaa